The Caulobacter sp. FWC26 genome contains a region encoding:
- the ykgO gene encoding type B 50S ribosomal protein L36: MKVRSSLKSLKGRHRDCKMVRRKGVIYIINKTDPRFKAKQG, translated from the coding sequence ATGAAGGTTCGCAGCTCGCTGAAGTCGCTCAAGGGTCGCCACCGCGACTGCAAGATGGTCCGCCGCAAGGGCGTCATCTACATCATCAACAAGACCGACCCGCGCTTCAAGGCCAAGCAAGGCTGA
- a CDS encoding lytic murein transglycosylase, with amino-acid sequence MAMDRRVFLVLLLAGCADTSPQGPLTAISPPPSPAPKPQTPVAPAPTPQTPVPAGELAFDTWMQDFRGRALAAGLSPALLDRELSGVIPDPKVISLDSRQPEFSKPVGDYIRGVISDDRVAIGRNKREQLAFLPPIEAQYGVPRDILLAVWAMESAFGQLQGNFDVVRSMVSLAADGRRRAWAEGELIAALKIIDSGEVTRAQLKGSWAGAMGQTQFIPSSYRATAVDFDGDGRRDIWGSDADALASAANLLAHGGWKRNVGWAKEVILPPGFDYSVTEGPREIPAWWEARGVRRADGLPWTAQDAASPAMLILPAGAAGPAFLALPNHFAIRTYNNSTSYALGIGLLADRFAGGGPLVTPWPVETPLSMSDRIAAQIALARVGFNPGPADGVIGAGTRRALRAWQQSQQLPADGYLSNDMVARLKAQAGITP; translated from the coding sequence ATGGCCATGGATCGTCGCGTCTTTCTCGTTCTCTTGCTCGCCGGCTGCGCGGATACGTCTCCGCAGGGGCCGCTGACCGCCATCAGCCCGCCGCCCTCGCCCGCGCCGAAACCGCAGACGCCCGTCGCTCCGGCGCCTACGCCGCAGACGCCTGTTCCCGCCGGCGAGCTGGCTTTCGACACCTGGATGCAGGATTTCCGCGGCCGGGCCCTCGCCGCCGGGCTGTCGCCGGCGCTGCTGGATCGCGAACTGAGCGGGGTGATTCCCGATCCGAAGGTGATCAGTCTCGACAGCCGCCAGCCGGAGTTCTCCAAGCCGGTCGGCGACTATATCCGGGGCGTCATCAGCGATGACCGGGTCGCGATCGGCCGTAACAAGCGCGAGCAGTTGGCGTTCCTGCCGCCGATCGAGGCGCAATATGGCGTGCCGCGCGACATCCTTCTGGCCGTCTGGGCCATGGAGTCGGCGTTCGGGCAGCTACAGGGCAATTTCGACGTGGTGCGCTCGATGGTCAGCCTGGCGGCCGACGGTCGCCGCCGCGCCTGGGCCGAGGGCGAACTGATCGCCGCCCTGAAGATCATCGACTCGGGCGAGGTGACGCGCGCCCAACTGAAGGGGTCCTGGGCCGGAGCCATGGGCCAGACCCAGTTCATTCCGTCCAGCTATCGCGCCACCGCCGTCGACTTCGACGGCGACGGGCGCCGGGACATCTGGGGATCGGACGCCGACGCTCTGGCCTCCGCCGCCAACCTGCTCGCCCACGGCGGATGGAAGCGCAATGTGGGTTGGGCCAAGGAAGTGATCCTGCCCCCCGGCTTCGACTATTCGGTCACCGAAGGCCCCAGGGAAATTCCGGCCTGGTGGGAGGCGCGTGGCGTTCGACGCGCCGACGGCCTGCCCTGGACCGCTCAGGACGCCGCTTCGCCGGCCATGCTGATCCTGCCGGCCGGCGCGGCGGGACCCGCCTTCCTGGCGCTGCCCAACCACTTCGCGATCCGGACCTACAACAACTCGACGTCCTACGCCCTGGGCATCGGCCTGCTGGCCGATCGGTTCGCGGGCGGCGGGCCGCTGGTCACGCCGTGGCCGGTCGAGACGCCGCTGTCGATGTCGGACCGCATAGCGGCCCAGATCGCGCTGGCGCGCGTGGGCTTCAACCCCGGGCCCGCCGACGGCGTCATCGGCGCCGGCACGCGCCGCGCCCTGCGCGCCTGGCAACAGAGCCAGCAACTCCCGGCCGACGGCTACCTGTCCAACGACATGGTCGCCCGCCTGAAGGCCCAGGCGGGCATAACACCCTAG
- a CDS encoding AarF/ABC1/UbiB kinase family protein → MVQDPERDRLSGRLSRFAKVGAGLSGAAVSYGANRMFGGDEADARNAKALKAALGGLKGPLMKAAQMFATVPDLLPPEFAKELAELQTNAPAMGWPFVRRRMAAELGADWQARFASFEHEAVAAASLGQVHRATTHDGRALAVKLQYPDMQSAVESDLGQLRALISLIKRMDGALDPSEAIVEIGDRLREELDYAREAKLMALYANFFADRADIRTPSPVPELSTGRLLSMTWLDGQGLLAFKAAPQAVRDRIAALLFEAWWSPMTHLGIIHGDPHLGNYTFAGEGAAHLNLLDFGCIRIFPPKFVAGVVRLYRALANDDRAEQVEAYRSWGFQGLSDPLVDALNVWARFIYGPLLDDRARTVADDVPPGEYGRREAFKVRQALKAVGGVTIPREFVFMDRAAIGLGAAFLHLGASHNWKQLFEASLEGFSEEAVAARQAQALAAVGL, encoded by the coding sequence ATGGTGCAAGATCCCGAACGCGACCGCCTCTCCGGCCGCCTCTCACGCTTCGCCAAGGTCGGGGCGGGGCTGTCGGGCGCCGCCGTGTCCTACGGCGCCAACCGGATGTTCGGCGGCGACGAGGCCGACGCGCGCAACGCCAAGGCCCTGAAGGCGGCGCTGGGCGGCTTGAAGGGGCCGCTGATGAAGGCGGCGCAGATGTTCGCCACCGTGCCGGACCTCCTGCCGCCCGAGTTCGCCAAGGAGCTGGCAGAGCTGCAGACCAACGCGCCTGCGATGGGCTGGCCGTTTGTCAGGCGGCGTATGGCGGCCGAGCTTGGCGCTGATTGGCAGGCGCGGTTCGCCAGTTTCGAGCACGAAGCCGTTGCGGCCGCCTCGCTGGGTCAGGTTCACCGCGCCACCACGCACGACGGCCGCGCTCTGGCGGTGAAGCTGCAATACCCGGATATGCAGAGCGCCGTCGAAAGCGATCTTGGCCAGCTACGCGCCCTGATCTCCCTCATCAAGCGCATGGACGGCGCGCTCGACCCGTCCGAGGCCATTGTCGAGATCGGCGACCGCCTGCGCGAGGAGCTGGACTACGCCCGCGAGGCCAAGCTGATGGCGCTGTACGCCAACTTCTTCGCCGACCGCGCGGACATCCGCACCCCATCGCCGGTCCCGGAACTTTCGACCGGACGCCTGCTGTCGATGACCTGGCTGGACGGTCAGGGCCTGCTGGCGTTCAAGGCGGCCCCCCAGGCCGTGCGCGACCGCATCGCCGCCCTGCTGTTCGAGGCCTGGTGGAGCCCCATGACCCATCTGGGGATCATCCATGGCGATCCGCACCTTGGGAACTACACCTTCGCGGGCGAGGGGGCCGCGCACCTGAACCTTCTCGACTTCGGCTGCATCCGCATCTTCCCCCCGAAGTTCGTGGCGGGGGTTGTCAGGCTGTACCGGGCGCTCGCCAATGATGATCGCGCCGAGCAGGTGGAGGCTTATCGCAGCTGGGGCTTCCAGGGGCTCAGCGATCCGCTGGTCGACGCGCTGAATGTCTGGGCGCGGTTCATCTACGGCCCCCTTCTGGACGACCGTGCGCGCACGGTCGCCGACGACGTCCCGCCCGGCGAATACGGTCGGCGCGAGGCCTTCAAGGTGCGCCAGGCTCTCAAGGCCGTCGGCGGCGTGACGATCCCGCGCGAGTTCGTCTTCATGGACCGCGCCGCGATCGGCCTGGGCGCGGCCTTCCTGCACCTGGGCGCCAGCCACAACTGGAAGCAGCTGTTCGAGGCCTCGCTGGAGGGCTTCTCCGAAGAGGCCGTGGCCGCACGCCAGGCCCAGGCGCTGGCGGCAGTGGGGCTGTAG
- a CDS encoding alpha/beta fold hydrolase: MADDQSAPASLLAPFHGAPPPAPAWFDAAIAETPERAMIAVEGANIELLTWGEVGKPGLLLLHGNGAHADWWSFIAPFFSKDWRVAAISWSGMGGSDWRPAYSAELFATEIFAAVEAAGLEAGGVKPIVVGHSFGGFPTLYCAARHADRLRGAILLDTTIQPPEKRWKGPPPRSGKGAPVYATLEEALTRFRLAPPQPCDNLYIADFIARRSLKETAEGWTWKFDPDLWRNFKMPDLGDLLPQIACPTALAWGERSNLMTDETLNYMVGRMPSRVLKLAIPDADHHVMVDQPLACVAGLRGLLSNWP; encoded by the coding sequence ATGGCCGACGATCAATCTGCGCCCGCGTCGCTGCTGGCGCCGTTCCACGGCGCGCCGCCGCCCGCGCCCGCTTGGTTCGACGCCGCGATCGCCGAGACGCCCGAGCGCGCGATGATTGCTGTCGAGGGTGCGAACATTGAGCTTCTCACGTGGGGCGAGGTGGGCAAGCCGGGCCTCCTGCTGCTGCATGGCAACGGCGCCCACGCCGATTGGTGGAGCTTCATCGCGCCCTTCTTCTCCAAGGACTGGCGCGTGGCGGCGATCTCCTGGTCGGGGATGGGCGGCAGCGACTGGCGCCCGGCCTACAGCGCCGAACTGTTCGCGACGGAGATCTTCGCAGCGGTGGAGGCGGCCGGCCTGGAGGCGGGCGGCGTCAAGCCGATCGTCGTCGGCCATTCGTTCGGCGGGTTCCCGACGCTCTACTGCGCCGCCCGCCATGCGGACCGGCTGCGCGGGGCGATCCTGCTCGACACCACCATTCAACCGCCCGAAAAGCGCTGGAAAGGGCCGCCGCCCCGATCAGGCAAGGGCGCGCCGGTCTATGCGACGCTGGAAGAGGCGCTGACCCGCTTCCGGCTGGCGCCGCCCCAGCCGTGCGACAACCTCTACATCGCCGATTTTATCGCCCGGCGCTCGCTGAAGGAAACCGCCGAGGGCTGGACCTGGAAGTTCGATCCGGACCTCTGGCGGAACTTCAAGATGCCGGATCTGGGGGATTTGCTGCCCCAGATCGCCTGTCCGACCGCGCTGGCGTGGGGTGAGCGCTCGAACCTGATGACCGATGAGACGCTAAACTACATGGTCGGACGGATGCCCTCCAGGGTCCTGAAGCTCGCCATTCCCGACGCCGATCACCACGTGATGGTTGATCAGCCCCTGGCCTGTGTCGCCGGGCTGCGCGGACTGCTGTCAAACTGGCCCTGA
- a CDS encoding PaaI family thioesterase, with the protein MSDDLTDAQTAAIPDGFSQLNWSRGFGRQIGPLFEHREGPGQARLAFRVEEHHTNGLGNCHGGMLMSFADMAWGRIISLQKSYSWVTVRLMCDFLSGAKLGDWVEGEGELIGEEDLLFTVRGRIWAGDRTLITGTGVFKALSPRKPRPGELAYKEQA; encoded by the coding sequence ATGTCCGACGATCTGACAGACGCCCAGACAGCCGCGATTCCGGACGGCTTCTCTCAACTTAATTGGTCGCGGGGCTTTGGTCGCCAGATCGGGCCGCTGTTCGAGCACCGCGAGGGGCCGGGTCAGGCGCGCCTGGCGTTTCGGGTCGAGGAGCACCACACCAACGGCCTGGGCAATTGCCATGGCGGCATGCTGATGAGCTTCGCCGACATGGCTTGGGGGCGGATCATCTCGCTGCAGAAGTCCTACAGCTGGGTCACCGTACGCTTGATGTGCGACTTTCTCTCGGGCGCCAAGCTGGGCGACTGGGTGGAAGGCGAAGGGGAGTTGATCGGCGAAGAGGACTTGCTGTTCACGGTTCGCGGCAGGATCTGGGCGGGCGACCGGACGCTGATCACCGGCACAGGCGTCTTCAAGGCGCTGAGCCCGCGAAAGCCGCGACCCGGCGAACTGGCTTACAAGGAACAGGCGTAA
- a CDS encoding sigma-54 dependent transcriptional regulator: protein MTKTVLVVDDDPTQRRLIQAVLERDGFAVSHAEGGDAAIAHLTSGAPADVILLDLVMPGLNGQETLKELRARGFQQPVIVLTASGGVDTVVKAMQAGACDFFIKPASPERITVSIRNALSMGDLKGEVERLTKRAGGKTTFADLIGASPVMTMVKRMGERAAKSGIPVLITGESGVGKELIARAVHGSSDRAGKPFVAVNCGAIPENLVESILFGHEKGAFTGATDKHLGKFKEADGGTLFLDEVGELPLDMQVKLLRALQEGEIDPIGSKRSLKVDVRIVSATNRDLHQAVSAGRFREDLYYRLNVFPIEAPSLRERREDIPALVEAFIRRFNVEEGKRVIGASPEAMRLLTSFDWPGNVRQLENTVYRAIVLADAPYLQPFDFPAISGLAAPIEAVSIPPAPPPAALLQATHAAMAAAVGTEAPVRILDDRGHLRTLEEIERDLIQHAIDVYAGHMSEVARRLGIGRSTLYRKVREQGIEVDMKEAG, encoded by the coding sequence ATGACCAAAACGGTCCTAGTCGTCGATGACGACCCGACACAACGTCGGTTGATTCAAGCGGTGCTCGAGCGCGACGGGTTCGCGGTCTCGCACGCTGAAGGCGGTGACGCGGCGATCGCGCACCTGACGTCCGGCGCGCCAGCCGATGTGATCCTGCTTGACCTCGTCATGCCCGGCCTGAACGGCCAGGAGACGCTGAAGGAGTTGCGCGCGCGCGGCTTCCAGCAACCCGTGATCGTGCTGACCGCCAGCGGCGGCGTCGACACCGTGGTCAAGGCGATGCAGGCCGGCGCCTGCGACTTCTTCATCAAGCCCGCCTCCCCCGAACGGATCACCGTGTCGATCCGCAACGCCCTGTCGATGGGCGACCTGAAGGGCGAGGTCGAACGGCTGACCAAGCGCGCCGGCGGCAAGACCACCTTCGCGGACCTGATCGGCGCCTCGCCGGTCATGACCATGGTCAAGCGCATGGGCGAGCGGGCCGCCAAGAGCGGCATCCCCGTGCTGATCACCGGCGAAAGCGGCGTTGGCAAGGAATTGATCGCCCGCGCGGTGCATGGCTCGTCGGATCGCGCCGGCAAGCCGTTCGTGGCCGTGAACTGCGGCGCCATTCCCGAGAACCTCGTCGAGTCGATCCTGTTCGGCCACGAGAAGGGCGCGTTCACCGGCGCCACCGACAAGCACCTGGGCAAGTTCAAGGAAGCCGACGGCGGCACCCTGTTCCTCGACGAGGTGGGCGAACTGCCGCTGGACATGCAGGTCAAGCTGCTACGCGCCCTGCAGGAGGGCGAGATCGATCCAATCGGCTCCAAGCGCTCGCTGAAGGTCGACGTCCGCATCGTGTCGGCCACCAACCGCGACCTGCACCAGGCGGTTTCGGCCGGCCGGTTCCGCGAGGACCTCTACTACCGCCTGAACGTCTTCCCGATCGAGGCTCCGTCCCTGCGCGAACGTCGCGAGGATATCCCTGCGCTCGTCGAGGCGTTCATCCGTCGCTTCAATGTCGAGGAAGGCAAGCGCGTCATCGGTGCCTCGCCCGAGGCGATGCGGCTGCTGACCAGCTTCGACTGGCCCGGCAATGTCCGTCAGCTCGAAAACACGGTCTATCGCGCCATCGTCCTGGCCGACGCCCCATATCTGCAGCCGTTCGACTTCCCGGCGATCTCAGGTCTGGCCGCGCCGATCGAGGCGGTCTCGATCCCGCCCGCGCCGCCGCCCGCCGCGCTGCTGCAGGCGACTCACGCGGCCATGGCGGCCGCCGTCGGGACCGAAGCGCCCGTGCGCATTCTCGACGATCGCGGCCATCTGCGGACGCTGGAGGAGATCGAGCGCGACCTGATCCAGCACGCCATCGATGTCTATGCCGGCCACATGAGCGAAGTCGCCCGGCGCCTCGGCATCGGACGCTCGACCCTCTATCGCAAGGTTCGCGAGCAGGGGATCGAGGTCGACATGAAGGAAGCGGGCTGA
- a CDS encoding DUF2312 domain-containing protein, with translation MADDAIPHTDVLNSTAQGQLKSIIERVERLEVEKAEIMEQIKEVYAEAKGNGFDVKVLKKVVRIRKQDRAKRQEEDAILDLYLSAIGEI, from the coding sequence ATGGCCGACGACGCCATTCCCCACACCGACGTCCTGAACTCGACCGCCCAGGGCCAGCTGAAGTCGATCATCGAGCGCGTTGAGCGCCTGGAGGTCGAGAAGGCCGAGATCATGGAGCAGATCAAGGAAGTCTACGCCGAGGCCAAGGGCAACGGCTTCGACGTGAAGGTGCTCAAGAAGGTGGTCCGCATCCGCAAGCAGGACCGCGCCAAGCGCCAGGAAGAAGACGCCATCCTGGATCTCTATCTGTCGGCGATCGGCGAAATCTAG
- a CDS encoding aldose 1-epimerase: MVAIETGDSRLVFAPEVGGAVAGFTVAGRDVLRPTPGGSTDALLTACFPLVPFCNRIPHGRFQFQGREVVLPPNLGDHPHPLHGQGWRRPWSVQRAEGGEAVLTFDHAPGDWPWAYRAEQRFELREAAFRVTLSVTNTGDAVMPAGLGFHPYFPARPGERLTAAHDGVWMIDADVLPTVHHAGPWGPDWATGAPVAGHDLIDHCYTGWTQRAVLSAPGQPDTVVSASTDCAWLHVYVPPEEGYYCVEPCASRPNPFGAGETGMAALRPGESRSIWMEIAAGR, encoded by the coding sequence ATGGTCGCGATCGAGACGGGAGATTCCCGCCTGGTGTTCGCCCCCGAGGTCGGCGGCGCGGTGGCCGGCTTCACCGTCGCTGGGCGAGACGTGCTGCGGCCGACGCCGGGCGGATCGACCGACGCCTTGCTGACGGCCTGCTTTCCGCTGGTCCCGTTTTGTAATCGTATCCCCCACGGCCGCTTCCAGTTTCAGGGACGCGAGGTCGTCCTGCCGCCCAACCTCGGGGATCATCCTCATCCGCTGCACGGCCAGGGCTGGCGGCGGCCCTGGTCCGTACAGAGGGCCGAGGGCGGCGAAGCGGTGCTGACCTTTGATCACGCGCCCGGCGACTGGCCGTGGGCGTATCGGGCCGAGCAGCGGTTCGAGCTTCGCGAGGCGGCCTTTCGGGTGACGCTGAGCGTGACCAACACGGGCGACGCGGTGATGCCTGCAGGCCTTGGGTTCCACCCCTATTTTCCCGCGCGGCCCGGCGAGCGCCTGACGGCGGCCCATGACGGGGTCTGGATGATCGACGCCGACGTGTTGCCCACCGTCCACCACGCCGGACCGTGGGGGCCGGATTGGGCGACGGGCGCGCCGGTGGCGGGCCATGACCTGATCGATCATTGCTACACCGGCTGGACTCAGCGCGCGGTGCTCAGCGCGCCGGGCCAGCCCGACACGGTGGTCAGCGCTTCAACGGACTGCGCCTGGCTGCATGTCTATGTGCCTCCCGAAGAGGGCTATTATTGCGTGGAGCCCTGCGCGAGCCGTCCCAATCCCTTCGGCGCGGGGGAGACCGGCATGGCCGCGCTGCGGCCCGGCGAGAGCCGCTCGATCTGGATGGAGATCGCCGCCGGGCGGTGA
- a CDS encoding M3 family oligoendopeptidase, with protein sequence MNAPFKPDTPPEWNLGDLYAGRDDPRIEVDLAAAKAANDELASLEGMFLEARKEPQRLGVLLDRGITLYEQATNGLWGVGAYAGLAASVARDDPAWAKFEADLRARSSQIAAESLFFTLELNQLEDSEIAKALEAHPEAARWTPWLRRVRLSRPHELSPELERFIVDKAPAVANWVRLYDETLAKLTAKVGDETLTLAEALNRLSDPSVDRRKAAADGLASALQERASTQALVLNTLAFEKQVEDRWRRYETPAQSRHLANEVDADAVDALEQAVVEAYPRLSHRYYALKAKVMGVDSLDYWDRNAPLTAAAPRAYRWDEAKGMVLESFQDLAPKFADAARVFFDKPWIDARPRPGKQSGAFAHPVTADRHPFVFMNYMGERRDVLTLAHELGHAVHQTLCQPLGTLLADTPLTLAETASIFGEGLVFDRLLAEATPEDRKGLLAGKIEDGLNTVVRQIAFHRFERRFHEARQDGELSPDQIGALWLDVMGESLGPAVKLNAGYEHYWAYVSHFCHAPFYVYAYAFGDLLVRGLMEKRREDPERFAPLYEQLLAAGGTKTYVEALAPFGLNPREKAFWAAGCAQLERLVDEFEALV encoded by the coding sequence ATGAACGCGCCCTTCAAGCCCGACACCCCGCCCGAATGGAATCTCGGCGATCTCTACGCTGGTCGTGACGATCCCCGCATCGAGGTCGATCTGGCCGCCGCCAAGGCCGCCAATGACGAACTGGCCTCGCTGGAGGGCATGTTCCTGGAGGCCCGCAAGGAGCCCCAGCGGCTGGGCGTGCTGCTGGATCGCGGGATCACCCTCTACGAGCAGGCGACCAACGGCCTGTGGGGCGTGGGCGCCTATGCAGGTCTTGCCGCTTCGGTCGCGCGCGACGACCCGGCCTGGGCCAAGTTCGAGGCCGATCTGCGGGCCCGCTCGTCGCAGATCGCCGCCGAAAGCCTGTTCTTCACGCTGGAGCTGAACCAGCTGGAGGACAGCGAGATCGCCAAGGCGCTGGAGGCCCATCCCGAGGCCGCGCGCTGGACGCCGTGGCTGCGCCGCGTGCGTCTGTCGCGGCCGCATGAGCTGTCGCCGGAGCTGGAGCGGTTCATCGTCGACAAGGCTCCGGCCGTCGCCAACTGGGTGCGGCTCTACGACGAAACCCTGGCCAAGCTGACCGCCAAGGTCGGCGACGAGACCCTGACCCTCGCCGAAGCCCTGAACCGCCTGTCGGACCCCAGTGTCGACCGTCGCAAGGCCGCCGCCGATGGCCTGGCCAGCGCCCTGCAAGAGCGCGCCTCGACCCAGGCGCTGGTCTTGAACACCCTGGCCTTCGAAAAGCAGGTCGAGGACCGCTGGCGGCGCTATGAGACGCCCGCGCAGTCGCGCCACCTGGCCAACGAGGTCGACGCCGACGCTGTCGACGCCCTGGAGCAGGCGGTGGTCGAGGCCTATCCGCGCCTGTCGCACCGCTACTACGCGCTGAAGGCCAAGGTCATGGGTGTCGACTCGCTGGACTACTGGGACCGCAACGCCCCGCTGACGGCCGCCGCGCCCCGCGCCTATCGCTGGGACGAGGCCAAGGGCATGGTGCTGGAGAGCTTCCAGGACCTGGCGCCCAAGTTCGCCGACGCCGCCCGGGTCTTCTTCGACAAGCCCTGGATCGACGCGCGGCCCCGTCCGGGCAAGCAGTCGGGGGCCTTCGCCCACCCGGTGACGGCCGACCGCCATCCGTTCGTGTTCATGAACTACATGGGCGAGCGCAGGGATGTCCTGACCCTGGCGCACGAGCTGGGTCACGCCGTTCACCAGACCCTGTGCCAGCCGCTGGGCACGCTGCTCGCCGACACACCGCTGACCCTGGCCGAGACGGCGTCGATCTTCGGCGAAGGTCTGGTGTTCGACCGGCTGCTGGCCGAAGCCACGCCCGAGGACCGCAAGGGCCTCTTGGCCGGCAAGATCGAGGATGGCCTCAACACCGTGGTGCGTCAGATCGCCTTTCACAGGTTCGAACGCCGCTTCCACGAGGCGCGTCAGGACGGCGAGCTGTCGCCCGATCAGATCGGCGCCCTATGGCTGGATGTCATGGGCGAGAGCCTGGGGCCGGCGGTCAAGCTGAACGCTGGCTACGAGCACTACTGGGCCTATGTCAGCCATTTCTGCCACGCGCCGTTCTATGTTTACGCCTATGCCTTCGGGGATCTGCTGGTGCGGGGGCTGATGGAGAAGCGTCGCGAGGATCCGGAGCGGTTTGCGCCGCTTTATGAGCAGTTGCTCGCCGCTGGGGGGACCAAGACCTATGTCGAGGCCCTGGCCCCGTTTGGGCTCAACCCGCGCGAAAAGGCGTTCTGGGCCGCCGGCTGCGCCCAGCTGGAGCGGCTGGTGGATGAGTTTGAAGCCTTGGTGTGA
- a CDS encoding NAD(P)-dependent oxidoreductase, with product MNISMIGLGAMGAAMVRNLLAKGMKVTVWNRSPAIVEALVAEGAVPAADADEAFKADIVLSMLAHDQAVREVLVDSGVLARARKGVVHVNLATISTALAGELATLHAELGLGYVASPVFGRPLVAQAGALNVLASGAPDAVATAMPVLEQLAAKVWPLGEDPVRANALKLAGNFMIVSAIESMGEAVALGEAYGVPAPELLDMLSSTLFAAPIYKIYGGMIAERRYSPPGFAAELGLKDVRLVLDAAEAKGLSMPQADLAEASLEMLLDGDDKGLDLAALAEIARGRVDGR from the coding sequence ATGAACATCTCAATGATCGGCCTTGGCGCCATGGGCGCGGCCATGGTCCGCAATCTGCTGGCCAAGGGGATGAAGGTGACGGTGTGGAACCGGTCGCCCGCCATCGTCGAGGCGCTGGTCGCTGAGGGCGCCGTTCCCGCCGCCGACGCCGACGAAGCCTTCAAGGCCGATATCGTGCTTTCCATGCTGGCCCACGACCAGGCGGTGAGGGAGGTGTTGGTTGATAGCGGCGTCCTGGCCCGGGCGCGCAAGGGCGTGGTCCACGTCAACCTCGCCACGATCTCGACCGCCCTGGCCGGCGAGCTCGCCACCCTGCACGCCGAGCTCGGCCTCGGCTATGTCGCCTCTCCGGTGTTCGGGCGCCCGCTCGTCGCCCAGGCCGGGGCGCTGAACGTGCTGGCGTCCGGCGCGCCGGACGCCGTCGCAACGGCCATGCCGGTCTTGGAGCAACTGGCCGCCAAGGTCTGGCCGCTGGGCGAGGACCCCGTCCGCGCCAACGCCCTGAAACTGGCCGGCAACTTCATGATCGTCTCGGCCATCGAGTCGATGGGCGAGGCCGTGGCCCTGGGCGAAGCCTACGGCGTTCCGGCCCCTGAGTTGCTGGACATGCTGAGCAGCACCCTGTTCGCAGCCCCGATCTACAAGATCTACGGCGGCATGATCGCCGAGCGACGCTACAGCCCGCCTGGCTTCGCGGCTGAGCTGGGCCTGAAGGATGTGCGCCTCGTGCTCGACGCCGCTGAGGCCAAGGGCCTTTCGATGCCGCAGGCCGATCTGGCCGAGGCCAGTCTGGAGATGTTGCTCGACGGGGACGACAAGGGGCTCGACCTGGCCGCCCTGGCCGAGATCGCGAGAGGACGTGTGGACGGCCGCTGA
- a CDS encoding HAD family phosphatase has translation MTGSPPRAVLWDVGNVIVRWDPRALYAKIFEEPADLDRFLSHVCTLEWHVAHDRGVSFADNAAPLIARFPEHEAEIRAWDDRFDEMLSGPIPETAEVIDALAARQVPQFALTNMPQSKWPVVQAISPAHFGHFRDAVVSGDEGVIKPARRIYEIVLERTGLSAQDLLFIDDSVANIAAAEALGFHTHHFTDPGALRGAVAAHGLI, from the coding sequence ATGACGGGCTCGCCTCCCAGAGCCGTGCTCTGGGATGTTGGCAATGTCATCGTGCGCTGGGACCCCCGCGCACTGTATGCGAAGATCTTCGAGGAACCGGCCGATCTCGACCGGTTCCTTTCGCATGTCTGCACCCTGGAATGGCATGTGGCGCATGACCGGGGCGTGTCGTTCGCCGACAACGCCGCGCCGCTGATCGCGCGCTTTCCCGAACATGAGGCCGAAATCCGGGCCTGGGACGACCGTTTCGACGAGATGCTGTCGGGGCCGATCCCCGAGACGGCAGAGGTCATCGACGCGCTGGCGGCGCGCCAGGTTCCTCAGTTCGCTCTGACCAACATGCCGCAATCGAAGTGGCCGGTCGTCCAGGCGATCTCGCCCGCGCACTTCGGCCACTTTCGCGACGCGGTGGTTTCGGGAGACGAAGGGGTGATCAAGCCTGCGCGCCGGATCTACGAGATCGTGCTGGAGCGAACCGGGCTATCCGCACAGGACCTCCTGTTCATCGACGACAGCGTCGCCAATATCGCCGCTGCGGAGGCCCTCGGCTTCCACACCCATCACTTCACCGACCCCGGCGCCCTGCGGGGCGCGGTCGCGGCGCACGGCTTGATCTGA